A single window of Falco peregrinus isolate bFalPer1 chromosome 11, bFalPer1.pri, whole genome shotgun sequence DNA harbors:
- the LRFN2 gene encoding leucine-rich repeat and fibronectin type-III domain-containing protein 2 isoform X2 has product MEKLLCSILVFGTAVMVNACPKYCVCQNLSESLGTLCPSKGLLFVPLDIDRRTVELRLGGNFIINISRQDFANMSGLVDLTLSRNTISYIQPYSFTDLESLRSLHLDSNRLPDIGEDILRGLINLQHLILNNNQLSSISDEAFEDFLLTLEDLDLSYNNLRSIPWESIRKMINLHQLSLDHNLIDYITEGTFADLQKLARLDLTSNRLQKLPPDPIFARSQVIPLAVTPFSPPLSLSFGGNPLHCNCELLWLRRLDRDDDMETCASPPGLKGRYFWYVREEEFVCEPPLITQHTHKLLVLEGQTATLKCKAIGDPTPIIHWVAPDDRLIGNSSRTAVYDNGTLDILITTSKDYGTFTCIAANAAGESTATIELSIVQLPHLSNGTGRAAPPKSRLSDITSSSKSNRGETKGPPERAVLVSDVTTTSALVKWTVSKSAPRVKMYQLQYNCSDDEVLIYRLRQELYKNKKTKPQSQREAKLWKQSRG; this is encoded by the coding sequence ATGGAAAAATTGCTCTGCAGCATCTTGGTGTTTGGAACGGCTGTCATGGTCAACGCTTGTCCCAAATACTGTGTCTGTCAGAACCTGTCTGAGTCACTGGGGACTTTGTGTCCCTCCAAGGGTCTCCTGTTTGTACCACTAGACATAGATCGAAGGACAGTTGAACTCCGACTTGGGGGCAACTTCATTATTAACATCAGCCGACAGGATTTTGCCAATATGTCTGGACTTGTTGATCTTACTTTGTCCAGAAACACCATCAGTTACATCCAGCCCTACTCTTTCACTGACTTGGAGAGCCTTCGGTCTTTACATCTGGACAGCAACAGGCTGCCTGACATTGGAGAGGATATCTTGAGAGGCTTAATTAACCTTCAgcatttgattttaaacaaCAACCAGCTAAGCAGCATCTCTGATGAAGCCTTTGAGGACTTTTTGCTGACATTGGAAGACTTAGACCTTTCCTACAATAACCTCCGAAGCATTCCCTGGGAATCTATAAGGAAAATGATAAACTTGCACCAGCTGAGTTTAGATCATAACCTGATAGATTATATTACAGAAGGGACGTTTGCAGATCTTCAGAAATTGGCTAGGCTAGATCTAACATCCAACAGACTTCAGAAGCTTCCCCCCGACCCTATATTTGCCAGATCTCAAGTAATTCCATTAGCTGTTACCCCGTTTTCTCCTCCTTTGTCTCTCAGCTTTGGGGGCAACCCGCTGCATTGCAACTGTGAACTACTGTGGTTGAGGCGACTTGACAGAGATGACGATATGGAAACTTGTGCTTCTCCTCCAGGTCTAAAGGGAAGGTACTTCTGGTATGTAAGGGAGGAAGAATTTGTTTGCGAGCCTCCTCTTATTACACAACATACTCACAAGTTGCTGGTTTTAGAAGGGCAAACTGccacactgaaatgcaaagccATCGGGGATCCCACCCCCATTATTCACTGGGTGGCCCCTGATGACCGTCTCATCGGAAACTCTTCGAGGACAGCTGTCTATGACAATGGCACCTTAGATATCCTCATCACCACCTCCAAGGATTACGGGACTTTCACATGCATAGCAGCCAATGCTGCCGGAGAGTCCACTGCAACAATTGAGCTCTCAATTGTTCAGCTCCCCCACCTCAGCAATGGCACAGGCCGAGCAGCCCCACCAAAATCCAGGCTCTCGGACATCACCAGCTCCAGCAAGTCTAATCGTGGGGAAACAAAAGGACCACCAGAAAGGGCTGTCCTGGTGTCAGACGTGACCACTACCTCAGCTTTGGTCAAGTGGACAGTGAGCAAGTCAGCCCCTCGGGTAAAAATGTATCAGCTGCAGTATAATTGCTCGGATGATGAAGTCCTGATCTACAG
- the LRFN2 gene encoding leucine-rich repeat and fibronectin type-III domain-containing protein 2 isoform X3 gives MEKLLCSILVFGTAVMVNACPKYCVCQNLSESLGTLCPSKGLLFVPLDIDRRTVELRLGGNFIINISRQDFANMSGLVDLTLSRNTISYIQPYSFTDLESLRSLHLDSNRLPDIGEDILRGLINLQHLILNNNQLSSISDEAFEDFLLTLEDLDLSYNNLRSIPWESIRKMINLHQLSLDHNLIDYITEGTFADLQKLARLDLTSNRLQKLPPDPIFARSQVIPLAVTPFSPPLSLSFGGNPLHCNCELLWLRRLDRDDDMETCASPPGLKGRYFWYVREEEFVCEPPLITQHTHKLLVLEGQTATLKCKAIGDPTPIIHWVAPDDRLIGNSSRTAVYDNGTLDILITTSKDYGTFTCIAANAAGESTATIELSIVQLPHLSNGTGRAAPPKSRLSDITSSSKSNRGETKGPPERAVLVSDVTTTSALVKWTVSKSAPRVKMYQLQYNCSDDEVLIYRKWKLLEML, from the coding sequence ATGGAAAAATTGCTCTGCAGCATCTTGGTGTTTGGAACGGCTGTCATGGTCAACGCTTGTCCCAAATACTGTGTCTGTCAGAACCTGTCTGAGTCACTGGGGACTTTGTGTCCCTCCAAGGGTCTCCTGTTTGTACCACTAGACATAGATCGAAGGACAGTTGAACTCCGACTTGGGGGCAACTTCATTATTAACATCAGCCGACAGGATTTTGCCAATATGTCTGGACTTGTTGATCTTACTTTGTCCAGAAACACCATCAGTTACATCCAGCCCTACTCTTTCACTGACTTGGAGAGCCTTCGGTCTTTACATCTGGACAGCAACAGGCTGCCTGACATTGGAGAGGATATCTTGAGAGGCTTAATTAACCTTCAgcatttgattttaaacaaCAACCAGCTAAGCAGCATCTCTGATGAAGCCTTTGAGGACTTTTTGCTGACATTGGAAGACTTAGACCTTTCCTACAATAACCTCCGAAGCATTCCCTGGGAATCTATAAGGAAAATGATAAACTTGCACCAGCTGAGTTTAGATCATAACCTGATAGATTATATTACAGAAGGGACGTTTGCAGATCTTCAGAAATTGGCTAGGCTAGATCTAACATCCAACAGACTTCAGAAGCTTCCCCCCGACCCTATATTTGCCAGATCTCAAGTAATTCCATTAGCTGTTACCCCGTTTTCTCCTCCTTTGTCTCTCAGCTTTGGGGGCAACCCGCTGCATTGCAACTGTGAACTACTGTGGTTGAGGCGACTTGACAGAGATGACGATATGGAAACTTGTGCTTCTCCTCCAGGTCTAAAGGGAAGGTACTTCTGGTATGTAAGGGAGGAAGAATTTGTTTGCGAGCCTCCTCTTATTACACAACATACTCACAAGTTGCTGGTTTTAGAAGGGCAAACTGccacactgaaatgcaaagccATCGGGGATCCCACCCCCATTATTCACTGGGTGGCCCCTGATGACCGTCTCATCGGAAACTCTTCGAGGACAGCTGTCTATGACAATGGCACCTTAGATATCCTCATCACCACCTCCAAGGATTACGGGACTTTCACATGCATAGCAGCCAATGCTGCCGGAGAGTCCACTGCAACAATTGAGCTCTCAATTGTTCAGCTCCCCCACCTCAGCAATGGCACAGGCCGAGCAGCCCCACCAAAATCCAGGCTCTCGGACATCACCAGCTCCAGCAAGTCTAATCGTGGGGAAACAAAAGGACCACCAGAAAGGGCTGTCCTGGTGTCAGACGTGACCACTACCTCAGCTTTGGTCAAGTGGACAGTGAGCAAGTCAGCCCCTCGGGTAAAAATGTATCAGCTGCAGTATAATTGCTCGGATGATGAAGTCCTGATCTACAG